One genomic window of Ottowia oryzae includes the following:
- a CDS encoding carbon starvation CstA family protein — MHSIRRHLVWLVVAVVGAFALGTVALSRGESINALWIVTAAICVYLIAYRYYSLFIANKVLGLDGTRKTPAHRHNDGLDYVPTDKNVLFGHHFAAIAGAGPLVGPVLAAQMGYLPGLLWVLAGVVFAGAVQDFIILFISTRRDGRSLGDLVKQEMGVVPGMIALFGTFMIMIIILAVLALIVVKALAESPWGTFTVAATVPVAVFMGVYLRYIRPGRIGEISAIGFVLLMLAIFGGQAVSQSPEWAPLFTFDGKQLTWLLVGYGFVAASLPVWLLLAPRDYLSTFLKIGTIVALAIGIVFVMPTLQMPALTKFVHGNGPVWSGNLFPFLFITIACGAVSGFHALISSGTTPKMLDNERDARFIGYGGMLAESFVAVMALVAASCIEPGVYFAMNSPAALVGTTPEAVAQVISSWGFAVTPDMLLQTAKDVGESTILGRAGGAPTLAVGMAHILHQAIGGQAMMAFWYHFAILFEALFILTAVDAGTRAGRFMLQDLMGSFVPALKRTDSLPANLIATALTVAAWGYFLYQGVVDPLGGINTLWPLFGISNQMLAAVALMLGVVVLFRMKRERYAWVAAAPAVWLLACTLTAGWQKIFSADPKVGFLAHAAKYTDGIANGVLVAPAKTPEAMARIVFNDRLDAGLCALFIFVVLSVLAYSIKACLAARAANRPTVHETPYEPLVAG; from the coding sequence ATGCACAGCATCCGCCGCCACCTGGTGTGGCTGGTCGTGGCCGTGGTCGGCGCTTTCGCGCTCGGAACCGTGGCCCTCAGTCGAGGCGAAAGCATCAATGCGCTGTGGATCGTGACGGCGGCCATCTGCGTCTACCTGATCGCCTACCGCTACTACAGCCTCTTCATCGCCAACAAGGTGCTCGGCCTGGACGGCACCCGCAAAACCCCGGCGCACCGGCACAACGACGGCCTGGACTACGTGCCGACCGACAAGAATGTGCTGTTCGGCCACCACTTTGCGGCCATCGCCGGCGCCGGCCCGCTGGTCGGCCCGGTGCTGGCGGCGCAGATGGGCTACCTGCCCGGGCTGCTGTGGGTGCTGGCCGGCGTGGTGTTCGCCGGCGCGGTGCAGGACTTCATCATCCTCTTCATCTCGACGCGGCGCGACGGGCGTTCGCTGGGCGACCTGGTCAAGCAGGAGATGGGCGTGGTGCCCGGCATGATCGCCCTGTTCGGCACCTTCATGATCATGATCATCATCCTGGCGGTGCTGGCGCTGATCGTGGTGAAGGCCCTGGCCGAGTCGCCGTGGGGCACCTTTACCGTGGCGGCCACGGTGCCGGTGGCCGTGTTCATGGGCGTGTACCTGCGCTACATCCGCCCAGGACGCATCGGCGAAATCTCTGCCATCGGCTTCGTGCTGCTGATGCTGGCCATCTTCGGCGGCCAGGCCGTGAGCCAGAGCCCCGAATGGGCGCCGCTCTTCACGTTTGACGGCAAGCAACTCACCTGGCTGCTGGTGGGCTACGGCTTCGTGGCCGCCAGCCTGCCGGTGTGGCTGCTGCTGGCTCCGCGCGACTACCTCTCGACCTTCTTGAAGATCGGCACCATCGTGGCGCTGGCCATCGGCATCGTGTTCGTCATGCCCACGCTGCAGATGCCGGCGCTCACAAAGTTCGTGCACGGCAATGGCCCGGTGTGGTCGGGCAACCTGTTCCCGTTTTTGTTCATCACCATCGCCTGTGGTGCGGTGTCGGGCTTCCATGCGCTCATCTCTTCGGGCACCACGCCGAAGATGCTGGACAACGAACGCGACGCGCGTTTCATCGGTTACGGCGGCATGCTGGCCGAATCCTTCGTGGCGGTGATGGCGCTGGTGGCCGCGTCGTGCATCGAACCCGGGGTGTACTTCGCCATGAACAGCCCGGCCGCGCTGGTGGGCACCACGCCTGAGGCCGTGGCCCAGGTCATCTCAAGCTGGGGCTTTGCCGTCACGCCCGACATGCTGCTGCAGACCGCCAAGGACGTGGGTGAAAGCACCATCCTTGGCCGCGCCGGCGGCGCGCCCACCTTGGCCGTGGGCATGGCCCACATCCTGCACCAGGCCATCGGCGGCCAGGCCATGATGGCTTTCTGGTACCACTTCGCCATCCTGTTCGAGGCGCTGTTCATCCTCACGGCCGTGGATGCGGGCACGCGCGCTGGCCGCTTCATGCTGCAGGATTTGATGGGCAGCTTCGTGCCCGCGCTCAAGCGCACCGATTCGCTGCCGGCCAACCTGATTGCCACCGCGCTCACCGTGGCGGCCTGGGGCTACTTCCTGTACCAGGGCGTGGTGGATCCGCTCGGCGGCATCAACACCTTGTGGCCGCTGTTCGGTATCTCCAACCAGATGCTGGCCGCCGTAGCGCTGATGCTGGGCGTGGTGGTGCTGTTCCGCATGAAGCGCGAGCGCTACGCCTGGGTGGCGGCCGCCCCGGCCGTCTGGCTGCTGGCCTGCACGCTGACGGCCGGCTGGCAAAAAATCTTCTCTGCCGACCCGAAAGTGGGCTTTCTGGCGCACGCCGCCAAGTACACCGACGGCATCGCCAACGGCGTGCTGGTCGCACCCGCCAAGACGCCTGAGGCCATGGCGCGCATCGTCTTCAACGACCGCCTGGACGCTGGCCTGTGCGCGCTGTTCATCTTCGTGGTGCTGAGCGTGCTGGCCTACAGCATCAAGGCCTGCCTGGCTGCGCGCGCGGCCAACCGGCCCACGGTGCACGAAACCCCGTACGAGCCGCTGGTGGCGGGCTGA
- a CDS encoding YbdD/YjiX family protein: MLPTTLPEAGRYLARSARKAGQTLRLMVGLPDYDTYLTHMAATHPDRAPMSYEEFYRERLQARYGAGGGRCC; encoded by the coding sequence ATGCTGCCCACCACGCTGCCTGAGGCCGGGCGCTACCTGGCGCGCTCGGCCCGCAAGGCTGGTCAGACGCTGCGGCTGATGGTGGGCCTGCCCGACTACGACACCTACCTCACCCACATGGCCGCCACCCACCCCGACCGTGCGCCCATGAGCTACGAGGAGTTCTACCGCGAGCGCCTGCAGGCGCGCTACGGCGCAGGCGGGGGCCGCTGCTGCTGA
- the ychF gene encoding redox-regulated ATPase YchF, whose amino-acid sequence MSLQCGIVGLPNVGKSTLFNALTKAGIAAENYPFCTIDPNTGVVEVPDPRLQQLAEVVKPERILPAIVEFVDIAGLVAGASKGEGLGNQFLAHIRETDAIVNVVRCFEDPNVIHVAGKVDPIADIEVIQTELCLADLSTVEKAVQRYTKASKSGNDKEAVAMLKLLGPVQAALNEARPVRTLDLSKEDRALLKQLFLITAKPAMFVGNVSEDGFDNNPLLDRLKDYAASQKAPVVAICAKMEADMAEMNDEDKAIFLEEMGQSEPGLNRLIRAAFSLLGLQTYFTAGVKEVRAWTIHVGDTAPQAAGVIHGDFERGFIRAQTIAFEDFVQFKGEQGAKDAGKMRSEGKEYVVKDGDVMNFLFNV is encoded by the coding sequence ATGAGCCTGCAATGCGGCATCGTGGGCCTGCCCAACGTGGGCAAGTCCACCCTCTTCAACGCCCTTACCAAAGCCGGTATCGCGGCGGAGAACTACCCCTTCTGCACCATCGACCCCAACACGGGCGTCGTGGAAGTGCCCGACCCGCGCCTGCAGCAGTTGGCCGAGGTGGTCAAGCCAGAGCGCATCCTGCCGGCCATCGTTGAGTTCGTGGACATCGCCGGTCTGGTGGCCGGTGCCAGCAAGGGCGAGGGCCTGGGCAACCAGTTCCTGGCGCACATTCGCGAGACCGACGCCATCGTCAACGTGGTGCGCTGCTTTGAAGACCCGAACGTCATCCACGTGGCGGGCAAGGTGGACCCGATTGCCGACATCGAGGTGATCCAGACCGAGCTGTGCCTGGCCGACCTCAGCACGGTCGAAAAGGCCGTGCAGCGCTACACCAAGGCCAGCAAGAGCGGCAACGACAAGGAAGCCGTGGCCATGCTCAAGCTGCTGGGCCCGGTGCAGGCAGCGCTGAACGAAGCGCGCCCCGTGCGCACGCTGGACCTGAGCAAGGAAGACCGCGCGCTGCTCAAGCAGTTGTTCCTCATCACCGCCAAGCCGGCGATGTTTGTGGGCAACGTCAGCGAAGACGGCTTCGACAACAACCCGCTGCTGGACCGCCTGAAGGACTACGCCGCCAGCCAGAAGGCGCCGGTGGTGGCCATCTGCGCCAAGATGGAAGCGGACATGGCCGAGATGAACGACGAAGACAAGGCCATCTTCCTGGAGGAAATGGGCCAGTCCGAGCCAGGTCTGAATCGCCTGATCCGCGCCGCCTTCAGCCTGCTGGGCCTGCAGACGTACTTCACGGCCGGCGTGAAGGAAGTGCGCGCCTGGACGATCCACGTGGGCGACACCGCACCGCAAGCCGCGGGCGTGATCCACGGTGACTTCGAGCGCGGTTTTATCCGCGCGCAGACCATCGCCTTTGAAGACTTCGTGCAATTCAAGGGCGAGCAGGGCGCCAAAGACGCCGGCAAGATGCGCAGCGAAGGCAAGGAATACGTCGTCAAGGACGGCGACGTGATGAACTTCCTGTTCAACGTCTGA
- the alkB gene encoding DNA oxidative demethylase AlkB — MTLPLFDDDGAGPAPAGAVTHLGARAVVLRGAALSHLPAVWPALQAVVAQAGFRHMATPGGRAMQLALTNCGALGWVSDARGYRYSAQDPATGQPWPALPAPFLPLAQSAAAQAGFDGFAPDACLINRYTPGTRLSLHQDRDERDFGQPIVSVSLGLPAVFLWGGLQRADRPQRVPLFHGDVVVWGGADRLRFHGVAPVPDGTHPLTGAARINFTFRRAG; from the coding sequence ATGACCTTGCCGCTGTTCGATGACGACGGCGCTGGCCCAGCCCCCGCTGGCGCCGTCACCCACCTGGGTGCCCGGGCCGTGGTGCTGCGCGGCGCCGCGCTGTCGCATCTGCCCGCCGTCTGGCCCGCGCTGCAGGCGGTGGTGGCGCAAGCCGGCTTTCGCCACATGGCGACGCCCGGCGGCCGGGCGATGCAGCTTGCACTGACCAACTGCGGCGCGCTGGGCTGGGTAAGCGACGCGCGCGGCTACCGCTACAGCGCACAAGACCCGGCCACCGGCCAGCCCTGGCCCGCCCTGCCCGCGCCCTTTCTGCCGCTGGCGCAATCGGCCGCCGCCCAGGCGGGGTTTGACGGCTTTGCACCCGACGCCTGCCTGATCAACCGCTACACCCCCGGCACCCGCCTGTCGCTGCACCAGGACAGGGACGAGCGCGACTTTGGCCAGCCCATCGTTTCCGTCTCGCTGGGCCTGCCCGCCGTGTTTCTATGGGGCGGCCTGCAGCGGGCCGACCGGCCGCAGCGCGTGCCGCTGTTTCACGGGGACGTGGTGGTGTGGGGTGGCGCCGACCGGCTTCGCTTTCACGGCGTGGCGCCGGTGCCAGACGGCACGCACCCGCTGACGGGTGCGGCGCGCATCAACTTCACCTTCCGCCGCGCGGGGTAA
- a CDS encoding YqaA family protein, with product MEVWLNQLLQSLALPEYGLSTIFVVAFISATLLPLGSEPAVFGLIKLNPHLFWPAILVATVGNTLGGMVSWWMGLGAHKAVDRYRDSPTHLRALRWLERLGPRACFFAFLPVVGDPLCAVAGWLKMPLAPCAAYMAAGKFARYVVMTVALLYVWPNG from the coding sequence ATGGAAGTCTGGCTCAACCAATTGCTGCAGTCGCTGGCGCTGCCGGAATACGGCCTGTCCACCATTTTTGTGGTGGCGTTCATCTCGGCCACCCTGCTGCCGCTGGGGTCGGAGCCGGCCGTGTTCGGCCTCATCAAGCTGAACCCGCACCTGTTCTGGCCCGCCATCCTGGTGGCCACGGTGGGCAACACGCTGGGCGGCATGGTGAGCTGGTGGATGGGCCTGGGCGCGCACAAGGCGGTAGACCGCTACCGCGACTCGCCCACGCACCTGCGCGCGCTGCGCTGGCTGGAAAGGCTGGGCCCGCGCGCGTGCTTCTTCGCCTTCCTGCCCGTCGTAGGCGACCCGCTGTGCGCCGTGGCTGGCTGGCTCAAGATGCCCCTTGCGCCCTGCGCCGCCTACATGGCGGCGGGCAAGTTCGCGCGCTACGTGGTGATGACGGTGGCGCTGCTGTATGTTTGGCCGAATGGCTAG
- the dusB gene encoding tRNA dihydrouridine synthase DusB, giving the protein MHIGPYRLPNALFVAPMAGVTDRPFRQLCRRFGAGYAVSEMVTSRKDLWHTLKTSRRADHAGEPGPIAVQIAGTDAAMMAEAAAYNVDRGAQIIDINMGCPAKKVCNKWAGSALMQDERLALQIIEAVVAACAPRGVPVTLKMRTGWCAQVKNAPTLARAAESAGVQMVTVHGRTREQGYKGQAEHDTVAAIKAALRVPVVANGDIDSPEAAQAVLRATGADAVMIGRAAQGRPWLFREIAHFMATGERLAPPLVLEVRRALLDHLHDHYSLYGDYTGVRSARKHIGWYVRSLPGGEALRERINALEAAELQWQAVADYFEEMAARHERLPLGEPASQPAGELEAR; this is encoded by the coding sequence ATGCACATCGGTCCTTACCGTCTCCCCAACGCTTTGTTCGTTGCCCCCATGGCGGGGGTGACCGACCGGCCTTTTCGCCAGCTGTGCCGCCGCTTTGGCGCGGGCTACGCGGTCAGCGAAATGGTGACGTCGCGCAAGGACCTGTGGCACACGCTCAAGACCAGCCGCCGCGCCGACCACGCGGGCGAGCCCGGGCCGATTGCGGTGCAGATCGCGGGCACCGACGCGGCCATGATGGCCGAGGCCGCGGCCTACAACGTCGACCGCGGCGCGCAGATCATCGACATCAACATGGGTTGCCCCGCCAAGAAGGTGTGCAACAAATGGGCCGGCAGCGCGCTGATGCAGGACGAGCGCTTGGCGCTGCAAATCATTGAGGCGGTGGTCGCCGCCTGCGCGCCGCGCGGCGTGCCCGTCACGCTGAAGATGCGCACCGGCTGGTGCGCCCAGGTGAAAAACGCGCCCACGCTGGCGCGCGCCGCCGAAAGCGCGGGCGTGCAAATGGTCACCGTGCACGGGCGCACGCGCGAGCAGGGTTACAAAGGCCAGGCCGAGCACGACACCGTGGCCGCCATCAAGGCGGCGCTGCGCGTTCCGGTGGTGGCCAACGGCGACATCGATTCGCCCGAGGCCGCGCAGGCCGTGCTGCGCGCGACGGGCGCCGACGCGGTGATGATCGGCCGCGCCGCGCAGGGGCGCCCCTGGCTGTTCCGCGAAATCGCGCACTTCATGGCCACGGGCGAGCGCCTGGCGCCGCCGCTGGTGCTGGAAGTGCGGCGCGCGCTGCTGGACCATCTGCACGATCACTACAGCCTGTATGGCGACTACACCGGTGTGCGTTCGGCGCGCAAGCACATCGGCTGGTACGTGCGCAGCCTGCCGGGGGGCGAGGCGCTGCGCGAGCGCATCAATGCGCTGGAGGCGGCCGAATTGCAGTGGCAAGCGGTGGCCGATTACTTTGAGGAAATGGCTGCACGCCACGAACGCTTGCCCCTGGGCGAGCCCGCGTCGCAGCCCGCGGGGGAGCTGGAGGCCCGCTAG
- a CDS encoding Fis family transcriptional regulator — MSNNPIEICVRESLEAYFRDLHGTEPGGLYDMVTRVVEKPLLDVVMQHAGQNQSRAAEWLGMNRNTLRKKLVEHKLI; from the coding sequence ATGAGCAACAACCCGATTGAAATCTGCGTGCGCGAAAGCCTGGAGGCGTACTTTCGCGACCTGCACGGCACCGAACCCGGTGGCCTGTACGACATGGTCACGCGCGTGGTCGAAAAGCCGCTGCTGGACGTGGTGATGCAGCACGCCGGGCAAAACCAGTCGCGCGCGGCGGAGTGGCTGGGCATGAACCGCAACACGCTGCGCAAGAAGCTGGTCGAACATAAGCTGATATGA
- the purH gene encoding bifunctional phosphoribosylaminoimidazolecarboxamide formyltransferase/IMP cyclohydrolase gives MNALISVSDKTGIAEFAAALSALGFKLLSTGGTAKLLEDAGLPVTEVAEVTQFPEMLDGRVKTLHPKVHGGLLARRDVPEHMAALQQHGIDTIDLLVVNLYPFEATVAKAGCTLADAIENIDIGGPAMVRSAAKNWKDVAVLTDASQYEAVLAELKASGGRLSDKTRFGLAVAAFNRISNYDAAISDYLSAIDFEAAGADGVPARSEFPAQSNGRFIKLQDLRYGENPHQQAAFYRDLYPAPGSLVTAVQLQGKELSYNNIADGDAAWECVKQFSVPACVIVKHANPCGVAVAPNALAAYRKAFQTDPTSAFGGIIAFNVPVDGAAAEAVAKQFVEVLMAPAFTPEARAVFAAKANVRLLQISLDDVQRDGATPWARGQNAMDVKRVGSGLLIQTADFHVLTADALEVVTQLKPTPQQIEDLLFAWKVAQFVKSNAIVFCKDGMTMGVGAGQMSRLDSARIASIKAQHAGLSLQGTAVASDAFFPFRDGLDVVIDHGASCVIQPGGSMRDQEVIDAANERGVAMVFTRVRHFRH, from the coding sequence ATGAACGCGCTGATTTCTGTTTCAGACAAGACCGGCATTGCCGAATTCGCCGCCGCGCTGTCGGCGCTGGGTTTCAAGCTGCTGTCTACCGGTGGCACGGCCAAGCTGCTGGAAGACGCGGGCCTGCCGGTGACCGAGGTGGCCGAGGTGACGCAGTTCCCCGAGATGCTGGACGGCCGCGTGAAAACGCTGCACCCCAAGGTGCATGGCGGGCTGCTGGCGCGGCGCGACGTGCCCGAGCACATGGCGGCGTTGCAGCAGCACGGCATCGACACCATCGACCTGCTGGTCGTCAACCTGTACCCGTTCGAGGCGACGGTGGCCAAGGCCGGCTGTACGCTGGCCGACGCGATCGAGAACATCGACATTGGCGGGCCGGCCATGGTGCGCAGCGCCGCCAAGAACTGGAAAGACGTGGCCGTGCTGACCGACGCCAGCCAGTACGAAGCGGTGCTGGCCGAGCTGAAAGCCAGCGGCGGCCGCCTGTCGGACAAAACGCGCTTTGGCCTGGCGGTGGCCGCGTTCAACCGCATCAGCAACTACGACGCGGCCATCAGCGACTACCTTTCTGCTATCGATTTCGAAGCTGCTGGCGCTGATGGGGTGCCGGCCAGAAGCGAATTTCCTGCCCAAAGCAACGGCCGCTTTATCAAGCTGCAGGATCTGCGCTACGGCGAAAACCCGCACCAGCAGGCCGCCTTCTACCGCGACCTGTACCCCGCGCCGGGCTCGCTGGTCACCGCGGTGCAGCTGCAGGGCAAGGAGCTGAGCTACAACAACATCGCCGACGGCGACGCGGCGTGGGAATGCGTCAAGCAGTTCAGCGTGCCGGCCTGCGTCATCGTGAAGCACGCCAACCCCTGCGGCGTGGCGGTGGCGCCTAACGCGCTGGCGGCCTACCGGAAGGCTTTCCAGACCGACCCGACCAGCGCCTTCGGCGGCATCATCGCCTTCAACGTGCCGGTGGACGGCGCGGCGGCCGAGGCGGTGGCCAAGCAGTTTGTCGAGGTGCTGATGGCGCCCGCCTTCACGCCCGAAGCGCGCGCCGTGTTCGCCGCCAAGGCCAACGTGCGGCTGCTGCAGATTTCACTGGACGACGTGCAGCGCGACGGCGCGACGCCCTGGGCGCGCGGCCAGAACGCGATGGATGTCAAGCGCGTGGGCTCGGGCCTGCTGATCCAGACCGCCGACTTCCATGTGCTGACGGCCGACGCGCTGGAGGTGGTCACCCAGCTGAAACCCACGCCGCAGCAGATCGAAGACCTGCTGTTCGCCTGGAAGGTGGCGCAGTTCGTGAAGAGCAACGCCATCGTCTTCTGCAAGGACGGCATGACCATGGGCGTGGGCGCCGGGCAGATGAGCCGCCTGGATTCGGCGCGCATCGCCAGCATCAAGGCGCAGCACGCGGGCCTGTCGCTGCAAGGCACGGCCGTGGCCAGCGACGCGTTCTTCCCCTTCCGCGACGGCCTGGACGTGGTGATCGACCACGGCGCCAGCTGCGTCATTCAGCCGGGCGGGTCGATGCGCGACCAAGAGGTGATCGACGCCGCCAACGAACGCGGCGTGGCCATGGTGTTCACGCGGGTGCGGCACTTCAGGCATTGA
- the hemL gene encoding glutamate-1-semialdehyde 2,1-aminomutase: MTSNTDLNDALMARARRVIPGGVNSPVRAFRAVGGTPRFVERARGAYFWDANDQRYIDYIGSWGPMILGHGHPAVLEAVTKAAEQGFSFGAPTEREIELAEEILSLVPSMEMVRLVSSGTEAGMSAIRLARGATGRAKIIKFEGCYHGHADALLVKAGSGLATFGHPTSAGVPPEVVQHTLVLEYNNIDQLEQAFAEHGADVAGLIMEPIAGNMNFVRATVDFTRRCRELCTQHGALLIYDEVMTGCRVALGSAQSVYAQAIPGFEPDITVMGKVIGGGMPLAAFGGKRAVMEQLAPLGPVYQAGTLSGNPVATACGLATLREIKRPGFFESLTAKTRRLVDGLSAAAAAEGVPFSADCQGGMFGFFLLPQLPQNYTQVMKTDGERFNQLFHALLDRGVYIAPALYEAGFVSGAHSDADIDTTVAAAKEAFSLLPK, from the coding sequence ATGACATCCAACACTGATTTGAACGACGCCCTGATGGCGCGCGCCCGCCGGGTGATTCCCGGCGGCGTGAATTCGCCCGTGCGCGCCTTTCGTGCCGTGGGCGGCACGCCCCGTTTCGTGGAACGCGCCCGCGGCGCCTACTTCTGGGACGCCAACGACCAGCGCTACATCGACTACATCGGCTCCTGGGGCCCGATGATCCTGGGCCATGGCCACCCCGCCGTGCTGGAGGCCGTGACCAAGGCCGCCGAGCAAGGCTTTTCCTTCGGCGCGCCGACCGAGCGAGAAATCGAACTGGCCGAGGAAATCCTGTCGCTGGTGCCGTCGATGGAAATGGTGCGGCTGGTCAGCTCAGGCACGGAGGCGGGCATGAGCGCCATCCGCCTGGCGCGCGGCGCCACCGGGCGCGCCAAAATCATCAAGTTCGAGGGCTGCTACCACGGCCATGCCGACGCGCTGCTGGTGAAGGCCGGCTCGGGCCTGGCCACCTTCGGCCACCCCACCAGCGCGGGCGTGCCGCCCGAGGTGGTGCAGCACACGCTGGTGCTGGAATACAACAACATCGACCAGCTGGAGCAGGCCTTTGCCGAGCACGGCGCCGACGTGGCCGGGCTGATCATGGAGCCGATCGCCGGCAACATGAACTTCGTGCGCGCCACGGTCGATTTCACCCGCCGCTGCCGCGAGCTGTGCACCCAGCACGGCGCGCTGCTGATCTACGACGAGGTGATGACCGGCTGCCGCGTGGCGCTGGGCAGCGCGCAAAGCGTGTATGCGCAGGCGATTCCGGGCTTCGAGCCCGACATCACCGTCATGGGCAAGGTGATCGGTGGCGGCATGCCGCTGGCGGCCTTTGGCGGCAAGCGCGCCGTGATGGAGCAACTGGCCCCGCTGGGCCCGGTGTACCAGGCCGGCACGCTGTCGGGCAACCCGGTGGCCACCGCCTGCGGCCTGGCCACGCTGCGCGAAATCAAGCGGCCGGGCTTCTTTGAATCGCTCACCGCCAAAACGCGCCGCCTGGTCGACGGCCTGAGCGCTGCCGCTGCGGCCGAAGGCGTGCCCTTCTCGGCCGATTGCCAGGGCGGCATGTTCGGCTTCTTCCTGCTGCCGCAGCTGCCGCAGAACTACACGCAGGTGATGAAGACGGACGGTGAGCGCTTCAACCAGCTGTTTCACGCGCTGCTGGACCGGGGCGTCTACATTGCGCCCGCGCTGTACGAGGCCGGTTTTGTCAGCGGTGCGCACAGCGACGCAGACATCGACACCACCGTGGCAGCCGCCAAAGAGGCATTCAGTCTGCTTCCAAAATGA
- the thiD gene encoding bifunctional hydroxymethylpyrimidine kinase/phosphomethylpyrimidine kinase, which translates to MLVFNACDPVGAGGVSGDALVVASIGAHALPVTTGVYLRDTRETAGWAALPAAAVEEQARMVAEDIPVQTIKVGFLGSAEAVATVAAFTADYAEAPVVTFLPDLSWWEQPEIEAYLDALRDLLLPQTAVLVGNNTTLRHWLLPESATDRRARPTDLARAASALGVSYVLVTGLALDGDRVGNVLASPEAELFSHAYERIEAGFMGAGDILSAALAALLANGSELTHAAAEALQYLDQALDHGFHPGMGRAVADRLFWAETDDEPAPGAADGDAHGDGPHPIHIPSPSNDIQH; encoded by the coding sequence GTGCTCGTTTTCAACGCCTGCGATCCCGTCGGTGCGGGCGGCGTGAGCGGCGATGCGCTCGTCGTCGCCTCCATTGGCGCGCACGCCCTGCCCGTCACCACCGGCGTGTACCTGCGCGATACGCGCGAGACAGCCGGCTGGGCCGCCTTGCCTGCCGCCGCGGTGGAAGAGCAAGCCCGCATGGTCGCCGAAGACATTCCGGTGCAGACGATCAAGGTGGGCTTTCTGGGCAGTGCCGAGGCCGTCGCGACGGTGGCGGCCTTCACTGCCGACTATGCCGAAGCGCCCGTCGTCACCTTTCTGCCCGACCTCTCCTGGTGGGAACAACCCGAGATCGAAGCCTACTTGGACGCGCTGCGCGACCTGTTGCTACCGCAGACGGCCGTGCTGGTGGGCAACAACACCACGCTGCGGCACTGGCTGCTGCCCGAATCCGCCACCGACCGGCGCGCACGCCCCACCGATCTGGCCCGCGCCGCGTCCGCCCTGGGTGTGTCCTACGTCCTGGTGACCGGGTTGGCGCTGGACGGCGACCGCGTCGGCAACGTGCTGGCCTCACCCGAGGCCGAGCTGTTCAGCCACGCGTATGAGCGCATCGAAGCCGGCTTCATGGGCGCGGGCGACATCCTGTCCGCCGCCCTGGCGGCCCTGCTGGCCAACGGCAGTGAACTGACCCACGCCGCTGCCGAGGCGCTGCAATACCTTGACCAGGCGCTGGACCACGGCTTTCACCCCGGCATGGGCCGCGCCGTGGCCGACCGCCTCTTCTGGGCCGAGACCGACGACGAGCCCGCGCCCGGCGCTGCCGATGGCGACGCGCACGGTGACGGCCCGCACCCCATTCACATCCCCAGTCCTTCCAATGACATCCAACACTGA
- a CDS encoding rubredoxin, producing MNSRTWMCLICGWLYDESAGAPDHGIAPGTPWEQVPMNWTCPECGARKEDFEMVQI from the coding sequence ATGAATTCAAGGACTTGGATGTGTCTGATCTGCGGTTGGCTCTACGACGAAAGTGCTGGAGCGCCCGATCATGGTATCGCGCCAGGTACGCCTTGGGAGCAGGTGCCCATGAACTGGACTTGCCCTGAGTGTGGAGCAAGAAAAGAAGACTTCGAGATGGTGCAGATCTGA
- a CDS encoding response regulator has protein sequence MAQKRVLVIDDSNTIRRSAEIFLKQGGHEVMLAEDGFDALAKVNDAQPDLIFCDILMPRLDGYQTCAIIKRNEKFSSTPIVMLSSKDGVFDKARGRMVGSQDYLTKPFTKDQLLQAVEQFGSSS, from the coding sequence ATGGCTCAAAAGCGCGTGCTCGTCATCGATGACAGCAACACCATTCGCCGCAGTGCAGAGATTTTTCTGAAGCAGGGCGGCCACGAGGTCATGCTCGCCGAAGACGGCTTCGATGCCCTGGCCAAGGTCAACGATGCGCAGCCGGATCTGATCTTCTGCGACATCCTGATGCCTCGTCTGGACGGTTACCAGACTTGTGCCATCATCAAACGAAACGAAAAGTTCTCATCCACGCCGATCGTCATGCTGTCCTCGAAGGACGGGGTGTTCGACAAGGCGCGCGGGCGCATGGTGGGTTCGCAGGATTACCTGACCAAGCCCTTCACGAAAGATCAGCTGCTGCAAGCGGTTGAACAATTTGGCTCGAGCAGCTGA
- a CDS encoding response regulator transcription factor produces the protein MPIRSVLIVDDSKTEIMFLTDMLKKAGFSVSSAENADDAHKRLEASKPDLILMDVVMPGQNGFQLTRAINRDPRYADVPIIMCTSKNQETDRVWGMRQGARDYITKPVDQAELMAKIKALG, from the coding sequence ATGCCCATTCGCAGTGTCCTCATCGTGGACGATTCGAAGACCGAGATCATGTTCCTGACCGACATGCTCAAGAAGGCGGGCTTCAGCGTGAGTTCGGCCGAGAACGCCGACGATGCGCACAAGCGGCTCGAGGCCTCCAAACCGGACCTGATCCTGATGGACGTGGTCATGCCGGGGCAAAACGGTTTTCAGCTGACGCGCGCGATCAACCGCGATCCGCGCTACGCCGACGTGCCCATCATCATGTGTACCAGCAAGAACCAGGAAACCGACCGCGTCTGGGGCATGCGCCAGGGCGCGCGCGACTACATCACCAAGCCGGTCGATCAAGCCGAACTGATGGCCAAGATCAAGGCGCTGGGCTGA